The following proteins are co-located in the Dehalococcoidales bacterium genome:
- the hpt gene encoding hypoxanthine phosphoribosyltransferase gives MSSQTEPRILFTRGEIAAAVRRLSAEIDRDYRGRCPLLVGILKGSFVFMADLVRSLAFPLEVEFIKLSSYGRGRESSGKVRVVKGLTSPVKGRDVLVVEDIVDTGITLSFLLDYLKKKKPASLRLCALTDKPSRRQLPLTIDYLGFTVPDRFIVGYGIDWDEKFRYLPDICYLDDEK, from the coding sequence ATGAGTTCTCAAACTGAACCCCGGATACTTTTTACCAGAGGTGAAATAGCGGCTGCCGTAAGGAGGCTGTCGGCTGAGATTGACAGAGATTACCGGGGCAGGTGCCCCCTGCTGGTAGGTATCCTTAAGGGTTCCTTTGTCTTCATGGCTGACCTGGTGCGGTCTCTTGCTTTCCCGCTTGAGGTGGAGTTTATCAAGCTCTCCAGCTATGGTCGGGGTAGAGAGAGCTCGGGGAAGGTCAGGGTGGTCAAGGGTCTTACCTCTCCTGTTAAGGGCAGGGACGTGCTGGTCGTTGAGGACATCGTAGATACCGGTATTACCCTTTCCTTTCTGCTGGACTACCTGAAGAAGAAAAAGCCGGCCTCGCTGCGGCTCTGTGCTCTTACGGATAAACCCTCACGACGGCAGTTGCCGCTTACCATTGACTATCTGGGCTTTACCGTTCCCGATAGATTTATCGTCGGCTACGGCATAGACTGGGATGAGAAGTTCCGTTACCTGCCCGATATCTGCTATCTGGATGATGAGAAATGA
- the surE gene encoding 5'/3'-nucleotidase SurE yields the protein MEILVTNDDGIFAPGLWRLVKELQKIGRVAVVAPDREQSALGTAVTLRQPLRVQKMRPLVADVEAYSVEGTPADSVILGLGKLLKYKVDLVVSGINSGPNLGDDVLISGTVGAALQGYLRGSPALAISIDSLDNLYLDNAARLAALLAEKLAGNAMPGNSFLNINLPGLPLEKTRGIKITRLASQSHIDTVEEGHDGRKAYYWLVRQKIKRDAEEDTDIHAIERGNISITPLHTELLNKPSPRIPDGLCAELFSELQKS from the coding sequence ATGGAAATACTGGTGACCAATGACGACGGTATCTTTGCCCCCGGGCTGTGGAGGCTGGTCAAAGAGCTGCAAAAAATCGGCCGGGTAGCTGTAGTCGCTCCGGATAGAGAGCAGAGTGCCCTGGGTACCGCAGTCACCCTGCGACAGCCGCTACGGGTGCAGAAGATGAGGCCACTGGTAGCCGATGTAGAAGCCTATTCGGTAGAGGGTACGCCGGCGGATAGCGTTATCCTCGGCCTCGGCAAGCTGCTCAAGTATAAGGTGGATCTGGTTGTGTCCGGGATAAACTCAGGGCCTAACCTGGGCGACGACGTCCTCATCTCGGGAACGGTGGGAGCCGCCCTCCAGGGCTACCTGCGCGGTTCACCGGCACTGGCTATCTCAATTGACTCTCTGGATAATCTTTACCTGGACAATGCCGCAAGATTAGCAGCCCTGCTGGCGGAGAAGCTAGCCGGCAATGCTATGCCCGGCAACAGTTTTCTCAACATAAACCTACCCGGTCTGCCCCTGGAAAAGACCAGGGGGATAAAGATAACCCGGCTGGCCAGCCAGAGCCATATCGATACCGTTGAGGAAGGACACGACGGCAGAAAGGCCTACTACTGGCTGGTACGCCAGAAGATAAAAAGAGATGCTGAAGAAGATACCGACATCCACGCTATTGAGAGAGGCAATATCTCGATTACACCGCTGCATACGGAACTCCTGAACAAGCCATCGCCCCGGATACCGGACGGCCTGTGCGCAGAGCTCTTTAGTGAACTACAGAAAAGCTAG
- a CDS encoding pitrilysin family protein: protein MYQKTTLDNGLRLVTSTMPHTCSVCISLFIGTGSRYESDAEAGTSHFIEHILFKGSAKYPSPGEISAAIEGIGGILNGGTDKELTVYWCKVAQQHFPLALDVLTDMLLHPRFELEEITKERQVIIEEINMCKDSPSQEANMLIDGLLWPNHPLGRDVAGSRESVAGITREAMLDYLDRQYQPDNTVVAIAGNIRHQKAVNSVSQVMDGWARHKPHASYSDYQPTPAQRVKIEKRDIEQSHLCLALPGLPLLHPQRFKLDLLNTVLGQGMSSRLFTEIRDRLGLVYSIHSYVDHFLDSGSLTIYAGVDTRNLTTAIKAILEQLNRIKETVPEAELSRARELSKGQLLLRMEDSHNVAGWLGGQETLTKRILTPEELTAIIDAITAEELKKLAQELIDGKRLRLAVVGPVAEDTPLEELLKL, encoded by the coding sequence TTGTACCAGAAGACTACCCTTGATAACGGCTTGCGGCTGGTTACCTCAACCATGCCACACACGTGCTCGGTATGCATCAGCCTCTTTATCGGCACCGGCTCCCGGTACGAGTCCGATGCCGAAGCCGGCACCTCTCACTTTATCGAGCACATTCTCTTTAAGGGCAGCGCGAAGTACCCCTCCCCCGGGGAAATCTCAGCGGCAATCGAAGGCATCGGCGGAATCTTAAACGGCGGTACGGACAAGGAGCTAACCGTCTATTGGTGCAAGGTGGCCCAGCAACACTTCCCACTGGCCCTGGACGTACTCACCGATATGCTGCTCCACCCCCGGTTCGAGCTGGAAGAGATAACAAAGGAACGGCAGGTTATTATCGAGGAAATCAACATGTGCAAGGACTCCCCTTCACAGGAAGCCAACATGCTCATCGACGGACTTCTCTGGCCTAACCACCCCCTGGGCCGTGACGTAGCCGGTAGCAGGGAATCAGTAGCCGGTATCACCCGAGAAGCAATGCTCGATTACCTCGACCGTCAGTACCAGCCGGACAATACCGTGGTCGCTATCGCCGGCAACATCCGGCACCAGAAAGCGGTTAATTCGGTTAGTCAGGTAATGGATGGCTGGGCAAGACATAAGCCTCATGCCAGCTATTCCGACTATCAACCGACACCGGCACAACGGGTCAAAATAGAGAAGCGGGATATCGAACAGTCCCACCTCTGCCTGGCGCTGCCGGGCTTACCGCTCCTTCATCCACAACGCTTTAAGCTCGACTTGCTCAATACTGTCCTCGGCCAGGGCATGAGCAGCCGGTTGTTTACCGAGATTCGCGACCGGCTGGGACTGGTCTACAGCATTCACAGCTATGTCGATCACTTTCTCGACTCCGGGTCGCTGACGATATACGCCGGAGTAGATACCAGAAATCTGACCACCGCTATAAAAGCCATCCTCGAGCAGCTTAACCGGATTAAGGAAACAGTACCCGAGGCCGAGTTGTCCCGGGCTAGAGAGCTTTCAAAGGGACAACTGTTGCTCAGAATGGAAGACAGCCATAACGTCGCCGGCTGGTTGGGAGGGCAGGAGACTCTCACCAAGCGTATTCTAACCCCAGAAGAGTTAACCGCTATTATCGATGCCATCACTGCCGAAGAGCTAAAGAAGCTGGCCCAGGAGTTGATAGACGGTAAGAGACTCCGCCTGGCCGTAGTCGGTCCCGTCGCCGAGGACACGCCACTGGAAGAACTCTTAAAGCTATAA
- a CDS encoding PEP/pyruvate-binding domain-containing protein, whose product MERVARKIISTGLHPLDELLQNLRPGDNVVWQVDRLEDYPYFAQAVADQAMKDGFACVYLRFAPHTAILQPRTGLRIINIDPGPGFDYFTGEVHRIIEECGERTFYIFDNLSALVDEWATDELLANFFQVTCPYLFELNAIAYFAIRRGQHGQSAITRIRSTTQILIDVYHVEGNMYIQPLKVWNRYSPYMFLPHRINADELEPILHSGDAATILTNASRRPINISADSVAPWETVYRTLVQYQKTHTDSSGTTAKAIALKESLSRMMMGNHKKLNQLSDRYLTLDDLLQIRGRLIGSGRIGGKAAGMLMARGVLAADNGETDFNQLLEEHDSFYIGSDVFFTFLVKNNLFKLRLQLSKTGKLSKDEFAKVEQQFLRGRFSEEIMEQLRNMLDYYGQASIIVRSSSLLEDGFTDAFAGKYRSEFCTNQGSPETRLEALLRAIKLVYASTLNPDALSYRHRRGLGEGDEQMAILVQRVSGTPYKQYFFPSLAGVAFSRNLYAWTNRIDTRRGMIRLVFGLGTRAVNRVSGDYPRMIAVSHPQLRPEVGMEIAKYSQRMVDVLNIEKNTFEVEPFTEIIDINNYPAAQLMISEIADGYLRDWFLTPTSNQERNFVLTFNNLIKQTELVNVIGEMLTKLEKAWGQPVDIEFTAHIDSANKVRINLLQCRSLHVPKSEGVSISIPQNIARERLLFRSNQAISAGIIGDIRYIVYINPQKYAEVATFEEKRTLGRVIGKINDKLSNKEGKFMMMGPGRWGSSNIELGVNVSYSDINNTAVLVEVAREKAGHKPEVSYGTHFFQDLVEAEILYLPVYPDDKTSDFNIEFFAGSPNILRDILPELLNFEEVVQVIDVKAAANGATAKVIADPQTHSAVCLLDKNQPIK is encoded by the coding sequence ATGGAAAGAGTGGCTCGTAAGATAATTAGCACCGGCCTCCATCCGCTCGACGAACTCCTGCAAAACCTGCGGCCGGGTGACAATGTAGTCTGGCAGGTTGACCGCCTCGAAGATTATCCGTACTTTGCCCAAGCCGTTGCAGATCAAGCAATGAAAGACGGCTTTGCCTGTGTTTACCTGCGTTTTGCTCCTCACACCGCTATTCTCCAGCCACGGACCGGACTGAGAATTATTAATATTGATCCCGGTCCCGGGTTCGACTATTTCACCGGTGAGGTGCACCGAATTATTGAGGAATGCGGCGAAAGGACTTTTTACATATTCGACAACCTTTCTGCTTTGGTGGACGAATGGGCTACCGACGAACTGCTGGCTAACTTCTTCCAGGTAACCTGTCCCTACCTTTTTGAACTCAACGCCATAGCTTACTTTGCCATCAGACGTGGCCAGCATGGGCAGAGTGCCATAACTCGTATACGCAGTACTACTCAGATACTAATTGATGTTTATCATGTCGAAGGCAATATGTATATTCAGCCTTTGAAAGTGTGGAACCGCTATTCTCCATACATGTTTTTGCCCCACCGGATTAATGCTGATGAATTAGAGCCTATCCTTCACAGCGGCGATGCGGCTACGATATTGACAAATGCCAGCAGACGACCAATCAATATCAGCGCTGATTCCGTAGCACCCTGGGAGACTGTTTATCGAACGCTGGTTCAGTATCAGAAAACTCACACGGATTCATCGGGTACGACTGCCAAGGCCATAGCTCTAAAGGAATCACTCTCACGAATGATGATGGGTAACCATAAGAAGCTGAACCAGCTATCCGATCGATACCTGACCCTAGATGACCTGCTTCAAATCAGAGGTCGTCTTATTGGTTCCGGGCGGATAGGCGGCAAAGCAGCCGGTATGCTAATGGCAAGAGGTGTTCTGGCCGCAGACAATGGCGAGACTGACTTCAATCAACTACTGGAAGAGCATGATTCTTTCTACATCGGTTCGGATGTGTTCTTCACTTTCCTGGTAAAAAATAACCTGTTCAAACTCAGATTACAGTTATCGAAAACGGGCAAGCTGTCAAAGGATGAATTCGCTAAAGTAGAGCAGCAGTTCCTCCGCGGTCGTTTCTCAGAAGAAATAATGGAACAGTTACGGAATATGCTTGATTACTACGGGCAGGCCTCCATTATTGTACGCTCCTCAAGCCTCCTTGAGGACGGTTTTACAGATGCCTTCGCCGGAAAGTACCGTAGCGAGTTCTGTACCAACCAGGGCAGTCCTGAAACTCGTCTGGAGGCCTTATTAAGAGCAATCAAACTAGTCTATGCCAGTACACTGAACCCGGATGCTCTATCATATCGCCACAGGCGCGGGCTTGGCGAAGGCGATGAACAAATGGCAATCCTGGTACAACGTGTCTCCGGAACACCATACAAGCAATACTTCTTCCCCAGCCTGGCCGGAGTTGCTTTCTCACGCAACCTTTACGCATGGACAAACCGTATTGATACCCGAAGAGGTATGATACGGCTGGTATTTGGTCTGGGGACTCGTGCCGTAAACCGGGTTAGCGGCGACTACCCCCGAATGATTGCAGTCAGTCACCCCCAACTAAGACCCGAGGTTGGCATGGAAATAGCCAAGTATTCGCAGCGAATGGTAGATGTTCTGAACATCGAAAAAAATACCTTTGAGGTCGAACCTTTCACCGAAATAATTGACATTAACAACTATCCTGCTGCGCAATTAATGATTTCTGAAATAGCCGATGGCTACCTGCGTGACTGGTTCTTAACTCCGACGTCTAATCAGGAAAGGAACTTCGTTCTGACCTTTAATAATTTGATCAAGCAAACCGAACTGGTCAACGTCATTGGAGAGATGTTAACCAAACTCGAAAAGGCTTGGGGCCAGCCGGTAGATATCGAATTTACCGCGCATATCGACAGTGCAAATAAAGTAAGGATCAACCTGTTACAATGCCGCTCATTACATGTACCCAAATCAGAGGGCGTTTCTATCAGTATTCCCCAGAATATTGCCCGGGAGAGATTACTATTCCGCTCCAATCAGGCAATAAGTGCCGGGATAATCGGTGATATACGATACATCGTTTATATTAACCCCCAAAAATATGCTGAGGTTGCCACTTTTGAGGAGAAGAGGACCCTGGGACGAGTAATAGGTAAGATAAACGACAAGCTAAGTAATAAAGAGGGTAAATTTATGATGATGGGCCCCGGCCGCTGGGGCAGCAGTAACATCGAGCTTGGCGTGAATGTGAGCTATTCAGATATTAATAATACAGCAGTGCTGGTAGAAGTTGCGCGCGAGAAAGCCGGTCATAAACCGGAAGTCTCCTACGGAACCCATTTCTTCCAGGATTTGGTAGAGGCAGAGATACTTTACCTACCAGTTTATCCCGATGACAAGACCTCAGATTTCAACATCGAGTTCTTTGCCGGCTCACCAAATATTCTGAGGGATATTCTACCCGAATTACTGAACTTTGAGGAGGTGGTTCAAGTAATTGACGTAAAAGCAGCGGCGAACGGCGCTACCGCGAAGGTAATTGCAGACCCGCAAACACATAGCGCCGTATGTCTCCTGGATAAAAATCAACCGATCAAATAG
- a CDS encoding FMN-binding glutamate synthase family protein, whose translation MNLQRPNANDATRTANRSKSVVPMSGLCTRCVDGCTGNCEVFKASFRSRELLYPGRYGDITAGGDKNYPIDYSHLNIQGYALGVDGLPDDVVGNSDTAIFPEVNTETEYGWNKKVRMAIPVFTGALGSTEIARRNWEHVAVGAALSGITIVCGENVCGIDPELELDGNGKIVLSPDLDRRIEIYRRYHRGLGEILVQMNVEDTRLGVAEYVSRKHGLDTIELKWGQGAKCIGGEIKVDSLERALELQRRGYIVTPDPSHPINRASFEDGSLKEFERHSRLGFIDEEQFYVEIERLRDLGFGRITLKTGAYGLRELAMAIKWGSRANIDLLTIDGAPGGTGMSPWRMMEEWGMPSLYLHSAAYDFANRLAHRGERVPDIAFAGGFSSEDGIFKALALGAPFVKAVCMGRALMIPAMVGKNIDQWIKNGELPGTVSQFGSTPEEIFVCYEEVKDLVGADEMKKIPMGAIGIYSYCEKMKVGLQQIMAGARRFSIPSIRRDELMSLTEECARVTGIPYLMNAYRAEAIDILEGRNMRPERLVDTNVFSLSAGYGIGSRRIRTYE comes from the coding sequence ATGAACCTACAAAGACCAAATGCTAATGATGCCACCAGAACCGCCAATCGATCCAAGAGTGTCGTACCAATGAGCGGATTATGTACCCGGTGTGTCGACGGTTGTACCGGAAACTGCGAGGTATTCAAGGCAAGTTTTCGCAGCCGGGAACTGCTCTATCCCGGACGCTACGGCGATATTACTGCCGGAGGTGATAAGAATTACCCCATCGATTACTCACACCTGAATATCCAGGGTTATGCTCTGGGTGTCGATGGTCTACCTGACGATGTTGTCGGCAACTCCGATACGGCGATCTTCCCCGAAGTAAACACGGAAACAGAGTATGGTTGGAATAAGAAAGTCAGGATGGCTATACCAGTTTTTACCGGAGCGCTGGGTTCTACGGAGATAGCGCGCCGGAACTGGGAACATGTCGCCGTCGGTGCTGCTTTGAGCGGGATCACCATCGTCTGCGGTGAGAACGTCTGTGGCATCGATCCTGAGCTCGAGCTGGATGGAAACGGAAAGATTGTTTTGTCTCCAGATCTAGACCGCCGCATCGAGATATACCGTCGTTACCACCGCGGTCTCGGTGAGATTCTGGTTCAGATGAACGTCGAGGACACCCGTCTTGGCGTCGCTGAATACGTGAGCCGGAAGCACGGCCTGGACACCATCGAGCTAAAATGGGGTCAGGGTGCCAAATGCATCGGCGGGGAAATAAAAGTAGACAGCCTGGAAAGGGCTTTGGAGCTACAAAGACGCGGTTATATCGTAACCCCAGACCCGTCACACCCCATAAACAGAGCATCATTTGAGGATGGCTCACTCAAGGAATTTGAACGCCATAGCCGTCTCGGCTTTATCGACGAAGAGCAATTCTATGTCGAGATCGAACGTCTACGTGATTTAGGTTTCGGACGCATTACCCTGAAAACAGGCGCCTACGGACTGCGTGAGCTGGCAATGGCAATCAAGTGGGGCTCGAGAGCCAATATCGATCTTTTAACTATCGATGGTGCTCCCGGAGGCACCGGGATGAGCCCGTGGCGAATGATGGAGGAATGGGGTATGCCCAGCCTTTATTTACATTCGGCGGCATATGATTTCGCCAATAGACTCGCCCATAGGGGAGAGCGGGTGCCCGACATTGCCTTCGCCGGTGGTTTTAGCAGCGAGGACGGCATCTTCAAGGCGCTGGCTTTAGGTGCCCCCTTTGTTAAGGCGGTATGTATGGGCAGGGCTCTGATGATTCCCGCCATGGTGGGCAAGAACATCGACCAGTGGATTAAGAACGGCGAACTACCCGGTACCGTAAGCCAGTTCGGATCCACGCCGGAAGAGATTTTTGTCTGCTACGAAGAAGTTAAGGATTTAGTTGGCGCAGACGAGATGAAAAAAATCCCCATGGGGGCCATTGGAATATACAGCTACTGCGAAAAGATGAAGGTGGGACTGCAACAGATAATGGCCGGCGCCAGGCGTTTCAGTATACCATCCATACGCCGTGACGAACTTATGTCGCTCACAGAGGAATGTGCCAGGGTGACCGGGATTCCCTATCTGATGAATGCCTACCGGGCAGAAGCGATAGATATCCTCGAGGGACGTAACATGAGACCGGAGAGACTTGTTGATACTAACGTATTCAGTTTATCAGCCGGCTACGGAATTGGTTCCCGTAGAATAAGAACCTATGAGTAA
- the hisH gene encoding imidazole glycerol phosphate synthase subunit HisH: MITIIDYGAGNMRSVFNAITTLGYQPRVTSSPGDVLDAEAIILPGVGAAGDAMKNLETSGLITPLRLFIENNRPFLGICVGMQLLFTYTEEGKGQQCLDIIPGQVRRLSPGVKIPQIGWNQVNQRSYHPIFDGIPNRSNFYFAHSYHARPNNESLVIGETEYGIPLCSVIARRNLVATQFHPEKSGEVGLKLYDNFIKLALANRVFDI; this comes from the coding sequence ATGATCACAATAATTGACTATGGTGCCGGTAATATGAGGAGTGTGTTCAATGCCATCACCACACTCGGCTACCAGCCCAGAGTAACAAGTTCTCCGGGTGATGTACTGGACGCCGAAGCGATCATTCTTCCCGGTGTCGGCGCTGCTGGCGATGCCATGAAAAACCTGGAAACCTCAGGATTGATAACACCACTCCGCTTGTTTATCGAAAACAACCGTCCGTTCCTGGGCATTTGCGTCGGTATGCAGCTTCTTTTTACTTATACCGAAGAGGGTAAAGGACAACAGTGTCTTGACATCATTCCCGGACAAGTACGCCGGCTTTCCCCGGGGGTAAAAATTCCACAAATCGGTTGGAACCAGGTCAATCAGAGATCTTATCACCCGATTTTCGATGGCATACCGAACAGGAGCAACTTCTACTTTGCCCATAGCTACCATGCCAGGCCGAATAATGAATCACTCGTCATCGGCGAGACAGAGTATGGCATTCCACTTTGCAGCGTAATTGCCAGAAGGAATCTAGTAGCAACCCAGTTCCACCCCGAAAAGAGTGGGGAGGTAGGTCTTAAGCTATACGATAATTTCATAAAGCTTGCTTTAGCGAATAGGGTATTTGATATCTAG
- the hisF gene encoding imidazole glycerol phosphate synthase subunit HisF — MLTKRIIPCLDFKGDRVVKGRSFTDLRYAGDPVELANFYYRENADELVFLDIAATPEARDTIVAVIENISRNVFIPLTVGGGLRNINDIRRVLLAGADKVSINTAAVRNPPLIRESAKKFGSQCIVVAIDTKRVAGSQPAKWEVYTHSGQKSTGIDALDWARHAVMLGAGELLLTSIDADGHRAGYDIELTRAVSEAVSVPVIASGGAGTLEDVYQALVAGKAEAVLAASIFHYGTYSIRETKEYLHARGIPIRF; from the coding sequence ATGCTGACAAAAAGGATCATCCCCTGCCTTGATTTTAAGGGAGACCGGGTAGTGAAGGGTAGGAGTTTCACCGACTTACGTTATGCCGGTGATCCCGTAGAACTAGCCAACTTTTACTACCGGGAGAACGCTGACGAATTAGTTTTCCTGGACATAGCAGCTACTCCGGAAGCACGAGATACAATCGTTGCCGTCATCGAGAATATATCCCGGAACGTGTTTATACCGCTTACAGTCGGCGGCGGACTACGTAATATCAATGACATAAGACGTGTGTTACTGGCAGGAGCGGATAAGGTCTCGATAAATACCGCAGCGGTCCGTAACCCGCCGCTCATCAGAGAGAGCGCTAAAAAATTCGGCAGCCAGTGCATTGTAGTGGCAATAGATACCAAAAGAGTAGCAGGGAGTCAACCCGCCAAGTGGGAAGTCTATACTCATAGCGGTCAGAAATCGACTGGCATTGATGCTCTGGACTGGGCAAGACATGCGGTGATGCTCGGAGCCGGAGAATTACTGCTCACCAGCATAGATGCTGACGGTCACCGGGCAGGATATGATATTGAGCTTACCCGAGCTGTCTCAGAGGCGGTAAGCGTTCCGGTTATTGCCAGCGGCGGTGCTGGTACCCTGGAGGATGTATATCAAGCACTGGTGGCAGGTAAAGCGGAAGCAGTCCTGGCTGCCAGTATATTCCACTACGGGACGTACTCTATCAGAGAAACCAAGGAATACCTGCACGCGCGGGGAATCCCGATAAGGTTCTGA
- a CDS encoding NrpR regulatory domain-containing protein — MEQANSSDTERKIVAILKILSESSEPLGSINIARELERVGIFLSERAIRYHLRIADERGYTQPMGRDGRMITPEGQQEVKEALAPQNLGFVRENLEMLAYQTTFDPEKGSGQLPINTSLINQDKFKRAISAMKDVFESGICVSDLVAVASEGEKLGSIVVPSGKIGLATVCSVAVNGVLLKAGIPTEFRFGGVLEIRNSKPRRFVAIIDYSGTSIDPSEQFIRAKMTSVGEAARTGNGKILGVLRTIPAPARKAAEQKIARLKEVGINGVYALGNISEPLCQIPVAINRVGIVQLGGLNPLAAAVEAGIEIENLAESGLIDFQDLKRFRQV; from the coding sequence ATGGAACAAGCCAATAGCTCGGATACCGAAAGAAAGATAGTAGCTATTCTGAAAATACTGAGCGAGTCATCAGAGCCTCTGGGATCGATTAATATTGCCCGTGAACTGGAGCGGGTGGGGATTTTCTTAAGTGAGAGAGCAATCAGGTATCATTTAAGGATTGCCGATGAACGTGGTTACACGCAGCCAATGGGACGCGACGGCAGGATGATTACGCCGGAAGGACAACAGGAAGTTAAAGAGGCACTGGCCCCGCAGAACCTTGGTTTCGTACGTGAGAACCTGGAGATGTTAGCCTACCAGACCACTTTCGACCCTGAAAAAGGCTCCGGTCAATTACCAATAAATACATCACTCATTAACCAGGATAAGTTCAAAAGGGCAATATCGGCCATGAAGGATGTGTTCGAATCCGGCATATGCGTCAGCGATCTGGTGGCAGTAGCATCGGAAGGCGAGAAACTCGGCTCGATAGTTGTACCAAGCGGGAAAATTGGCTTAGCCACTGTTTGCAGTGTTGCCGTAAACGGGGTGCTTCTAAAGGCTGGAATCCCTACCGAGTTCAGATTCGGAGGTGTTCTCGAAATTAGAAATTCTAAACCCAGACGTTTCGTGGCCATAATCGACTATTCCGGTACCTCTATCGATCCCTCCGAACAGTTCATCCGCGCTAAAATGACCAGTGTCGGCGAGGCTGCCAGGACAGGGAATGGCAAGATACTGGGTGTCTTGCGCACAATACCGGCACCAGCCAGAAAAGCTGCGGAGCAGAAGATTGCCAGGCTAAAAGAGGTAGGCATTAACGGAGTCTATGCTCTAGGCAATATCAGCGAACCGCTTTGCCAGATTCCGGTAGCCATAAATCGTGTTGGTATTGTTCAACTTGGCGGCCTTAATCCTCTGGCCGCAGCCGTTGAAGCTGGCATCGAAATAGAAAATCTGGCCGAAAGCGGACTGATCGACTTTCAAGATCTGAAAAGATTCCGGCAGGTTTAG